Proteins co-encoded in one Candidatus Effluviviaceae Genus V sp. genomic window:
- a CDS encoding 6,7-dimethyl-8-ribityllumazine synthase — MSKVLEGNVTGEGRRFGIVVSRFNEFVSLRLLEGAMDCLRRHGAADDDITIAWVPGAFDIAPVAKRMGDSGKYHAVLCLGAVIRGATPHFDYVAAEAAKGVAQAGMTADVPVVFGVITSDTLEQAVERAGSKAGNRGWDAAMSAMELADLVARLD, encoded by the coding sequence ATGAGCAAGGTTCTCGAAGGCAATGTGACCGGCGAGGGGCGCCGCTTCGGCATCGTCGTCTCGCGGTTCAACGAGTTCGTGTCGCTCCGCCTTCTCGAGGGCGCGATGGACTGCCTCAGACGCCACGGCGCCGCCGACGACGACATCACGATCGCGTGGGTCCCCGGCGCGTTCGACATCGCGCCGGTCGCCAAGAGAATGGGTGACTCGGGGAAGTACCATGCAGTACTATGCTTAGGGGCCGTCATCCGCGGCGCCACGCCGCATTTCGACTACGTTGCGGCGGAGGCCGCCAAGGGCGTCGCCCAGGCCGGCATGACTGCGGACGTGCCCGTCGTCTTCGGGGTCATCACGTCCGACACGCTCGAGCAGGCGGTCGAGCGCGCGGGCTCCAAGGCCGGCAATCGCGGCTGGGACGCCGCGATGTCCGCGATGGAACTGGCCGATCTCGTCGCCAGACTCGACTAG
- the nusB gene encoding transcription antitermination factor NusB yields MLGVRREGRELALKLLYREEVTGLVDDAIPGIEGVHEEARAFAEELTAGVRTERGSIDRAISDASEHWEISRMGAVDRSILRIGVYELLYKPDVPVGAIINEAVDGARKYSSQECGRFVNGVLDRIARERKDHGASAAHASEPGAAGVDELGDECATGS; encoded by the coding sequence ATCTTGGGCGTCCGACGCGAGGGCAGGGAACTCGCACTGAAGCTCCTGTACCGTGAGGAGGTCACGGGGCTCGTGGACGACGCGATCCCCGGGATCGAGGGCGTTCACGAGGAGGCCCGGGCCTTCGCTGAGGAGCTGACGGCCGGCGTGCGCACCGAACGCGGCAGCATCGACCGCGCGATCTCGGATGCCAGCGAGCACTGGGAGATCTCCCGCATGGGGGCCGTCGACCGGAGCATCCTCCGGATCGGCGTCTACGAACTCCTTTACAAACCCGACGTCCCTGTCGGAGCGATAATCAACGAGGCCGTCGACGGAGCGAGGAAGTACAGCTCGCAGGAGTGCGGGCGGTTCGTCAACGGTGTGCTCGACCGCATCGCGAGAGAGCGGAAGGACCACGGAGCGTCCGCGGCGCACGCGAGCGAGCCCGGCGCCGCCGGAGTCGATGAGCTGGGGGACGAGTGCGCTACGGGATCCTGA